One region of Zingiber officinale cultivar Zhangliang chromosome 7B, Zo_v1.1, whole genome shotgun sequence genomic DNA includes:
- the LOC122005571 gene encoding proteasome subunit beta type-6, with protein MDFDLNAPHSMGTTIIGVTYDGGVVLGADSRTSTGMYVANRASDKITQLTDNVYICRSGSAADSQVISDYVRYFLHQHTIQLGQPATVKVAANLVRLLSYQNKNMLQMGVIIGGWDKYEGGQIYSVPLGGTILKQPFAIGGSGSSYLYGFFDQAWKEGMSKDEAEKLVVKAVSLAIARDGASGGVVRTVIINADGVTRNFYSGDSLPLWHEELEPQNSLLDVLSSSSPEPMNT; from the exons ATGGATTTCGACCTCAATGCTCCCCATTCAATGGGAACGACGATCATCGGGGTAACCTACGACGGCGGCGTCGTCCTCGGCGCCGATTCCAGGACGAGCACAG ggaTGTATGTCGCAAATCGGGCGTCGGACAAGATCACCCAGCTGACAGACAACGTATACATTTGCCGTTCTGGATCG GCTGCTGATTCCCAGGTTATCTCTGATTATGTCAGATACTTCCTTCATCAACACAC AATTCAACTTGGGCAACCTGCAACTGTCAAGGTGGCAGCTAATTTAGTTAGATTATTGTCTTATCAAAACAAG AATATGTTGCAAATGGGTGTCATTATTGGTGGATGGGACAAATATGAAGGAGGCCAAATATATTCAGTGCCCCTTGGAGGGACTATTTTGAAGCAGCCTTTTGCAATTGGAG GATCTGGCTCAAGTTACCTTTATGGGTTTTTTGACCAAGCATGGAAAGAGGGGATGAGCAAAGATGAAGCTGAG AAATTAGTTGTGAAGGCTGTCTCTCTCGCTATTGCACGGGACGGAGCAAGTGGAGGTGTTGTTCGGACAGTTATA ATAAATGCCGATGGTGTCACGAGGAATTTCTACTCCGGTGACTCACTTCCTCTCTGGCATGAAGAGCTGGAGCCACAAAACTCCCTTCTCGACGTCCTCTCATCCAGCAGCCCGGAGCCGATGAACACTTGA
- the LOC122003653 gene encoding 60S ribosomal protein L12-1-like has product MKILSRLYILSRPRRNPNRLFGIVTAAANDAAMPPKLDPTQIVDVYVRVTGGEVGAASSLAPKIGPLGLSPKKVGEDIAKETAKDWKGLRVTVKLTVQNRQAKVSVVPSAAALVIKALKEPERDRKKTKNIKHNGNISLDDVVEIARVMRPRSMAKDLSGTVKEILGTCVSVGCTVDGKDPKDLQQEISDGDAEVPLD; this is encoded by the coding sequence ATGAAAATTCTGTCACGTTTATATATACTCTCCCGCCCCAGGCGAAACCCTAATCGACTCTTCGGGATCGTCACTGCTGCCGCCAACGACGCCGCGATGCCTCCCAAGCTCGATCCCACGCAGATAGTGGACGTCTACGTTCGAGTCACTGGAGGAGAAGTCGGTGCCGCCAGTTCGCTGGCTCCAAAGATCGGCCCGCTGGGTCTCTCCCCGAAGAAGGTAGGAGAAGACATCGCCAAGGAGACGGCCAAGGACTGGAAGGGCCTCCGCGTGACGGTGAAGCTCACTGTGCAGAACCGGCAGGCCAAGGTCAGCGTGGTACCCTCCGCCGCCGCCCTCGTCATTAAGGCACTCAAGGAGCCCGAGCGCGATCGTAAAAAGACCAAAAACATCAAGCACAATGGCAACATCTCCCTTGATGACGTCGTCGAGATTGCCCGGGTGATGAGGCCCAGGTCCATGGCCAAGGATCTCTCTGGCACCGTCAAGGAGATCCTGGGCACCTGTGTCTCCGTCGGATGCACGGTCGATGGGAAGGACCCCAAGGATCTTCAGCAGGAGATCAGCGATGGAGATGCCGAGGTACCACTCGACTGA